The Symphalangus syndactylus isolate Jambi chromosome 3, NHGRI_mSymSyn1-v2.1_pri, whole genome shotgun sequence genome has a segment encoding these proteins:
- the NSMF gene encoding NMDA receptor synaptonuclear signaling and neuronal migration factor isoform X2: MGAAASRRRALRSEAMSSVAAKVRAARAFGEYLSQSHPENRNGADHLLADAYSGHDGSPEMQPAPQNKRRLSLVSNGCYEGSLSEEPSIRKPAGEGPQPRVYTISGEPALLPSPEAEAIELAVVKGRRQRHPHHHSQPLRASPGGSREDVSRPCQSWAGSRQGSKECPGCAQLAPGPTPRAFGLEQPPLPETSSRRKKLERMYSVDRVSDDIPIRTWFPKENLFSFQTATTTMQAISVFRGYAERKRRKRENDSASVIQRNFRKHLRMVGSRRVKAQTFAERRERSFSRSWSDPTPMKADTSHDSRDSSDLQSSHCTLDEAFEDLDWDTEKGLEAVACDTEGFVPPKVMLISSKVPKAEYIPTIIRRDDPSIIPILYDHEHATFEDILEEIERKLNVYHKGAKIWKMLIFCQGGPGHLYLLKNKVATFAKVEKEEDMIHFWKRLSRLMSKVNPEPNVIHIMGCYILGNPNGEKLFQNLRTLMTPYRVTFESPLELSAQGKQMIETYFDFRLYRLWKSRQHSKLLDFDDVL, from the exons AGCAGCCCGAGCGTTTGGAGAGTACCTGTCCCAGAGTCACCCTGAGAACCGCAACGGCGCAG ATCACCTGCTGGCTGATGCCTACTCTGGCCACGACGGGTCCCCCGAGATGCAGCCGGCCCCCCAGAACAAGCGCCGCCTGTCCCTCGTCTCCAACGGCTGCTACGAGGGCAGCCTCTCAGAGGAGCCCAGCATTAGGAAGCCCGCAGGCGAGGGCCCTCAGCCTCGAGTGTACACCATCTCTGGGGAGCCCGCCCTGCTGCCCAGCCCCGAGGCGGAGGCCATTGAGCTGGCGGTGGTGAAGGGGCGGCGGCAGCGGCACCCTCACCATCACAGCCAGCCCCTGCGCGCCAGCCCTGGCGGCAGCCGGGAGGACGTCAGCAGGCCCTGCCAGAGCTGGGCGGGCAGCCGCCAGGGCTCCAAGGAATGCCCCGGGTGTGCCCAGCTGGCTCCTGGCCCCACCCCTCGGGCCTTTGGGCTGGAACAGCCACCTCTGCCTGAGACCTCCAGTCGCCGCAAGAAGCTGGAGAGGATGTACAGCGTTGACCGTGTGTCTG ACGACATCCCCATTCGTACCTGGTTCCCCAAGGAAAATCTTTTCAGCTTCCAGACAGCAACCACAACTATGCAAGC CATCTC GGTGTTCAGGGGCTACGCGGAGAGGAAGCGCCGGAAACGGGAGAATGATTCCGCGTCTGTAATCCAGAG GAACTTCCGCAAACACCTGCGCATGGTCGGCAGCCGGAGGGTGAAGGCCCAGA CGTTCGCTGAGCGGCGCGAGCGGAGCTTCAGCCGGTCCTGGAGCGACCCCACCCCCATGAAAGCCGACACTTCCCACGACTCCCGAGACA GCAGTGACCTGCAGAGCTCCCACTGCACGCTGGACGAGGCCTTCGAGGACCTGGACTGGGACACTGAGAAGGGCCTGGAGGCCGTGGCCTGCGACACTGAGGGCTTCGTGCCACCAAAGGTCATG CTCATTTCCTCCAAGGTGCCCAAGGCTGAGTACATCCCCACCATTATCCGCCGGGATGACCCCTCCATCATCCCCATCCTCTAC GACCATGAGCACGCAACCTTCGAGGACATCCTTG AGGAGATAGAGAGGAAGCTGAACGTCTACCACAAGGGAGCCAAGATCTGGAAGATGCTGATTTTCTGCCAG GGAGGTCCCGGACACCTCTATCTGCTCAAGAACAAGGTGGCCACCTTTGCCAaagtggagaaggaagaggacaTGATTCA CTTCTGGAAGCGGCTGAGCCGCCTGATGAGCAAAGTGAACCCAGAGCCGAACGTCATCCACATCATGGGCTGCTACATTCTGGGGAACCCCAACGGAGAGAAG CTGTTCCAGAACCTCAGGACCCTCATGACTCCTTATAGGGTCACCTTCGAGTCACCCCTGGAGCTCTCAGCCCAAG GGAAGCAGATGATCGAGACGTACTTTGACTTCCGGTTGTACCGCCTGTGGAAAAGCCGCCAGCACTCGAAGCTGCTGGACTTTGACGATGTCCTGTGA
- the NSMF gene encoding NMDA receptor synaptonuclear signaling and neuronal migration factor isoform X4 translates to MGAAASRRRALRSEAMSSVAAKVRAARAFGEYLSQSHPENRNGADHLLADAYSGHDGSPEMQPAPQNKRRLSLVSNGCYEGSLSEEPSIRKPAGEGPQPRVYTISGEPALLPSPEAEAIELAVVKGRRQRHPHHHSQPLRASPGGSREDVSRPCQSWAGSRQGSKECPGCAQLAPGPTPRAFGLEQPPLPETSSRRKKLERMYSVDRVSDDIPIRTWFPKENLFSFQTATTTMQAISNFRKHLRMVGSRRVKAQTFAERRERSFSRSWSDPTPMKADTSHDSRDSSDLQSSHCTLDEAFEDLDWDTEKGLEAVACDTEGFVPPKVMLISSKVPKAEYIPTIIRRDDPSIIPILYDHEHATFEDILEEIERKLNVYHKGAKIWKMLIFCQGGPGHLYLLKNKVATFAKVEKEEDMIHFWKRLSRLMSKVNPEPNVIHIMGCYILGNPNGEKLFQNLRTLMTPYRVTFESPLELSAQGKQMIETYFDFRLYRLWKSRQHSKLLDFDDVL, encoded by the exons AGCAGCCCGAGCGTTTGGAGAGTACCTGTCCCAGAGTCACCCTGAGAACCGCAACGGCGCAG ATCACCTGCTGGCTGATGCCTACTCTGGCCACGACGGGTCCCCCGAGATGCAGCCGGCCCCCCAGAACAAGCGCCGCCTGTCCCTCGTCTCCAACGGCTGCTACGAGGGCAGCCTCTCAGAGGAGCCCAGCATTAGGAAGCCCGCAGGCGAGGGCCCTCAGCCTCGAGTGTACACCATCTCTGGGGAGCCCGCCCTGCTGCCCAGCCCCGAGGCGGAGGCCATTGAGCTGGCGGTGGTGAAGGGGCGGCGGCAGCGGCACCCTCACCATCACAGCCAGCCCCTGCGCGCCAGCCCTGGCGGCAGCCGGGAGGACGTCAGCAGGCCCTGCCAGAGCTGGGCGGGCAGCCGCCAGGGCTCCAAGGAATGCCCCGGGTGTGCCCAGCTGGCTCCTGGCCCCACCCCTCGGGCCTTTGGGCTGGAACAGCCACCTCTGCCTGAGACCTCCAGTCGCCGCAAGAAGCTGGAGAGGATGTACAGCGTTGACCGTGTGTCTG ACGACATCCCCATTCGTACCTGGTTCCCCAAGGAAAATCTTTTCAGCTTCCAGACAGCAACCACAACTATGCAAGC CATCTC GAACTTCCGCAAACACCTGCGCATGGTCGGCAGCCGGAGGGTGAAGGCCCAGA CGTTCGCTGAGCGGCGCGAGCGGAGCTTCAGCCGGTCCTGGAGCGACCCCACCCCCATGAAAGCCGACACTTCCCACGACTCCCGAGACA GCAGTGACCTGCAGAGCTCCCACTGCACGCTGGACGAGGCCTTCGAGGACCTGGACTGGGACACTGAGAAGGGCCTGGAGGCCGTGGCCTGCGACACTGAGGGCTTCGTGCCACCAAAGGTCATG CTCATTTCCTCCAAGGTGCCCAAGGCTGAGTACATCCCCACCATTATCCGCCGGGATGACCCCTCCATCATCCCCATCCTCTAC GACCATGAGCACGCAACCTTCGAGGACATCCTTG AGGAGATAGAGAGGAAGCTGAACGTCTACCACAAGGGAGCCAAGATCTGGAAGATGCTGATTTTCTGCCAG GGAGGTCCCGGACACCTCTATCTGCTCAAGAACAAGGTGGCCACCTTTGCCAaagtggagaaggaagaggacaTGATTCA CTTCTGGAAGCGGCTGAGCCGCCTGATGAGCAAAGTGAACCCAGAGCCGAACGTCATCCACATCATGGGCTGCTACATTCTGGGGAACCCCAACGGAGAGAAG CTGTTCCAGAACCTCAGGACCCTCATGACTCCTTATAGGGTCACCTTCGAGTCACCCCTGGAGCTCTCAGCCCAAG GGAAGCAGATGATCGAGACGTACTTTGACTTCCGGTTGTACCGCCTGTGGAAAAGCCGCCAGCACTCGAAGCTGCTGGACTTTGACGATGTCCTGTGA
- the NSMF gene encoding NMDA receptor synaptonuclear signaling and neuronal migration factor isoform X5 translates to MGAAASRRRALRSEAMSSVAAKVRAARAFGEYLSQSHPENRNGADHLLADAYSGHDGSPEMQPAPQNKRRLSLVSNGCYEGSLSEEPSIRKPAGEGPQPRVYTISGEPALLPSPEAEAIELAVVKGRRQRHPHHHSQPLRASPGGSREDVSRPCQSWAGSRQGSKECPGCAQLAPGPTPRAFGLEQPPLPETSSRRKKLERMYSVDRVSDDIPIRTWFPKENLFSFQTATTTMQANFRKHLRMVGSRRVKAQTFAERRERSFSRSWSDPTPMKADTSHDSRDSSDLQSSHCTLDEAFEDLDWDTEKGLEAVACDTEGFVPPKVMLISSKVPKAEYIPTIIRRDDPSIIPILYDHEHATFEDILEEIERKLNVYHKGAKIWKMLIFCQGGPGHLYLLKNKVATFAKVEKEEDMIHFWKRLSRLMSKVNPEPNVIHIMGCYILGNPNGEKLFQNLRTLMTPYRVTFESPLELSAQGKQMIETYFDFRLYRLWKSRQHSKLLDFDDVL, encoded by the exons AGCAGCCCGAGCGTTTGGAGAGTACCTGTCCCAGAGTCACCCTGAGAACCGCAACGGCGCAG ATCACCTGCTGGCTGATGCCTACTCTGGCCACGACGGGTCCCCCGAGATGCAGCCGGCCCCCCAGAACAAGCGCCGCCTGTCCCTCGTCTCCAACGGCTGCTACGAGGGCAGCCTCTCAGAGGAGCCCAGCATTAGGAAGCCCGCAGGCGAGGGCCCTCAGCCTCGAGTGTACACCATCTCTGGGGAGCCCGCCCTGCTGCCCAGCCCCGAGGCGGAGGCCATTGAGCTGGCGGTGGTGAAGGGGCGGCGGCAGCGGCACCCTCACCATCACAGCCAGCCCCTGCGCGCCAGCCCTGGCGGCAGCCGGGAGGACGTCAGCAGGCCCTGCCAGAGCTGGGCGGGCAGCCGCCAGGGCTCCAAGGAATGCCCCGGGTGTGCCCAGCTGGCTCCTGGCCCCACCCCTCGGGCCTTTGGGCTGGAACAGCCACCTCTGCCTGAGACCTCCAGTCGCCGCAAGAAGCTGGAGAGGATGTACAGCGTTGACCGTGTGTCTG ACGACATCCCCATTCGTACCTGGTTCCCCAAGGAAAATCTTTTCAGCTTCCAGACAGCAACCACAACTATGCAAGC GAACTTCCGCAAACACCTGCGCATGGTCGGCAGCCGGAGGGTGAAGGCCCAGA CGTTCGCTGAGCGGCGCGAGCGGAGCTTCAGCCGGTCCTGGAGCGACCCCACCCCCATGAAAGCCGACACTTCCCACGACTCCCGAGACA GCAGTGACCTGCAGAGCTCCCACTGCACGCTGGACGAGGCCTTCGAGGACCTGGACTGGGACACTGAGAAGGGCCTGGAGGCCGTGGCCTGCGACACTGAGGGCTTCGTGCCACCAAAGGTCATG CTCATTTCCTCCAAGGTGCCCAAGGCTGAGTACATCCCCACCATTATCCGCCGGGATGACCCCTCCATCATCCCCATCCTCTAC GACCATGAGCACGCAACCTTCGAGGACATCCTTG AGGAGATAGAGAGGAAGCTGAACGTCTACCACAAGGGAGCCAAGATCTGGAAGATGCTGATTTTCTGCCAG GGAGGTCCCGGACACCTCTATCTGCTCAAGAACAAGGTGGCCACCTTTGCCAaagtggagaaggaagaggacaTGATTCA CTTCTGGAAGCGGCTGAGCCGCCTGATGAGCAAAGTGAACCCAGAGCCGAACGTCATCCACATCATGGGCTGCTACATTCTGGGGAACCCCAACGGAGAGAAG CTGTTCCAGAACCTCAGGACCCTCATGACTCCTTATAGGGTCACCTTCGAGTCACCCCTGGAGCTCTCAGCCCAAG GGAAGCAGATGATCGAGACGTACTTTGACTTCCGGTTGTACCGCCTGTGGAAAAGCCGCCAGCACTCGAAGCTGCTGGACTTTGACGATGTCCTGTGA
- the NSMF gene encoding NMDA receptor synaptonuclear signaling and neuronal migration factor isoform X1, whose amino-acid sequence MGAAASRRRALRSEAMSSVAAKVRAARAFGEYLSQSHPENRNGADHLLADAYSGHDGSPEMQPAPQNKRRLSLVSNGCYEGSLSEEPSIRKPAGEGPQPRVYTISGEPALLPSPEAEAIELAVVKGRRQRHPHHHSQPLRASPGGSREDVSRPCQSWAGSRQGSKECPGCAQLAPGPTPRAFGLEQPPLPETSSRRKKLERMYSVDRVSDDIPIRTWFPKENLFSFQTATTTMQAADSRWFPRVFRGYAERKRRKRENDSASVIQRNFRKHLRMVGSRRVKAQTFAERRERSFSRSWSDPTPMKADTSHDSRDSSDLQSSHCTLDEAFEDLDWDTEKGLEAVACDTEGFVPPKVMLISSKVPKAEYIPTIIRRDDPSIIPILYDHEHATFEDILEEIERKLNVYHKGAKIWKMLIFCQGGPGHLYLLKNKVATFAKVEKEEDMIHFWKRLSRLMSKVNPEPNVIHIMGCYILGNPNGEKLFQNLRTLMTPYRVTFESPLELSAQGKQMIETYFDFRLYRLWKSRQHSKLLDFDDVL is encoded by the exons AGCAGCCCGAGCGTTTGGAGAGTACCTGTCCCAGAGTCACCCTGAGAACCGCAACGGCGCAG ATCACCTGCTGGCTGATGCCTACTCTGGCCACGACGGGTCCCCCGAGATGCAGCCGGCCCCCCAGAACAAGCGCCGCCTGTCCCTCGTCTCCAACGGCTGCTACGAGGGCAGCCTCTCAGAGGAGCCCAGCATTAGGAAGCCCGCAGGCGAGGGCCCTCAGCCTCGAGTGTACACCATCTCTGGGGAGCCCGCCCTGCTGCCCAGCCCCGAGGCGGAGGCCATTGAGCTGGCGGTGGTGAAGGGGCGGCGGCAGCGGCACCCTCACCATCACAGCCAGCCCCTGCGCGCCAGCCCTGGCGGCAGCCGGGAGGACGTCAGCAGGCCCTGCCAGAGCTGGGCGGGCAGCCGCCAGGGCTCCAAGGAATGCCCCGGGTGTGCCCAGCTGGCTCCTGGCCCCACCCCTCGGGCCTTTGGGCTGGAACAGCCACCTCTGCCTGAGACCTCCAGTCGCCGCAAGAAGCTGGAGAGGATGTACAGCGTTGACCGTGTGTCTG ACGACATCCCCATTCGTACCTGGTTCCCCAAGGAAAATCTTTTCAGCTTCCAGACAGCAACCACAACTATGCAAGC TGCTGACTCGCGGTGGTTTCCCAGGGTGTTCAGGGGCTACGCGGAGAGGAAGCGCCGGAAACGGGAGAATGATTCCGCGTCTGTAATCCAGAG GAACTTCCGCAAACACCTGCGCATGGTCGGCAGCCGGAGGGTGAAGGCCCAGA CGTTCGCTGAGCGGCGCGAGCGGAGCTTCAGCCGGTCCTGGAGCGACCCCACCCCCATGAAAGCCGACACTTCCCACGACTCCCGAGACA GCAGTGACCTGCAGAGCTCCCACTGCACGCTGGACGAGGCCTTCGAGGACCTGGACTGGGACACTGAGAAGGGCCTGGAGGCCGTGGCCTGCGACACTGAGGGCTTCGTGCCACCAAAGGTCATG CTCATTTCCTCCAAGGTGCCCAAGGCTGAGTACATCCCCACCATTATCCGCCGGGATGACCCCTCCATCATCCCCATCCTCTAC GACCATGAGCACGCAACCTTCGAGGACATCCTTG AGGAGATAGAGAGGAAGCTGAACGTCTACCACAAGGGAGCCAAGATCTGGAAGATGCTGATTTTCTGCCAG GGAGGTCCCGGACACCTCTATCTGCTCAAGAACAAGGTGGCCACCTTTGCCAaagtggagaaggaagaggacaTGATTCA CTTCTGGAAGCGGCTGAGCCGCCTGATGAGCAAAGTGAACCCAGAGCCGAACGTCATCCACATCATGGGCTGCTACATTCTGGGGAACCCCAACGGAGAGAAG CTGTTCCAGAACCTCAGGACCCTCATGACTCCTTATAGGGTCACCTTCGAGTCACCCCTGGAGCTCTCAGCCCAAG GGAAGCAGATGATCGAGACGTACTTTGACTTCCGGTTGTACCGCCTGTGGAAAAGCCGCCAGCACTCGAAGCTGCTGGACTTTGACGATGTCCTGTGA
- the NSMF gene encoding NMDA receptor synaptonuclear signaling and neuronal migration factor isoform X6 encodes MGAAASRRRALRSEAMSSVAAKVRAARAFGEYLSQSHPENRNGADHLLADAYSGHDGSPEMQPAPQNKRRLSLVSNGCYEGSLSEEPSIRKPAGEGPQPRVYTISGEPALLPSPEAEAIELAVVKGRRQRHPHHHSQPLRASPGGSREDVSRPCQSWAGSRQGSKECPGCAQLAPGPTPRAFGLEQPPLPETSSRRKKLERMYSVDRVSDDIPIRTWFPKENLFSFQTATTTMQAISVFRGYAERKRRKRENDSASVIQRNFRKHLRMVGSRRVKAQSSDLQSSHCTLDEAFEDLDWDTEKGLEAVACDTEGFVPPKVMLISSKVPKAEYIPTIIRRDDPSIIPILYDHEHATFEDILEEIERKLNVYHKGAKIWKMLIFCQGGPGHLYLLKNKVATFAKVEKEEDMIHFWKRLSRLMSKVNPEPNVIHIMGCYILGNPNGEKLFQNLRTLMTPYRVTFESPLELSAQGKQMIETYFDFRLYRLWKSRQHSKLLDFDDVL; translated from the exons AGCAGCCCGAGCGTTTGGAGAGTACCTGTCCCAGAGTCACCCTGAGAACCGCAACGGCGCAG ATCACCTGCTGGCTGATGCCTACTCTGGCCACGACGGGTCCCCCGAGATGCAGCCGGCCCCCCAGAACAAGCGCCGCCTGTCCCTCGTCTCCAACGGCTGCTACGAGGGCAGCCTCTCAGAGGAGCCCAGCATTAGGAAGCCCGCAGGCGAGGGCCCTCAGCCTCGAGTGTACACCATCTCTGGGGAGCCCGCCCTGCTGCCCAGCCCCGAGGCGGAGGCCATTGAGCTGGCGGTGGTGAAGGGGCGGCGGCAGCGGCACCCTCACCATCACAGCCAGCCCCTGCGCGCCAGCCCTGGCGGCAGCCGGGAGGACGTCAGCAGGCCCTGCCAGAGCTGGGCGGGCAGCCGCCAGGGCTCCAAGGAATGCCCCGGGTGTGCCCAGCTGGCTCCTGGCCCCACCCCTCGGGCCTTTGGGCTGGAACAGCCACCTCTGCCTGAGACCTCCAGTCGCCGCAAGAAGCTGGAGAGGATGTACAGCGTTGACCGTGTGTCTG ACGACATCCCCATTCGTACCTGGTTCCCCAAGGAAAATCTTTTCAGCTTCCAGACAGCAACCACAACTATGCAAGC CATCTC GGTGTTCAGGGGCTACGCGGAGAGGAAGCGCCGGAAACGGGAGAATGATTCCGCGTCTGTAATCCAGAG GAACTTCCGCAAACACCTGCGCATGGTCGGCAGCCGGAGGGTGAAGGCCCAGA GCAGTGACCTGCAGAGCTCCCACTGCACGCTGGACGAGGCCTTCGAGGACCTGGACTGGGACACTGAGAAGGGCCTGGAGGCCGTGGCCTGCGACACTGAGGGCTTCGTGCCACCAAAGGTCATG CTCATTTCCTCCAAGGTGCCCAAGGCTGAGTACATCCCCACCATTATCCGCCGGGATGACCCCTCCATCATCCCCATCCTCTAC GACCATGAGCACGCAACCTTCGAGGACATCCTTG AGGAGATAGAGAGGAAGCTGAACGTCTACCACAAGGGAGCCAAGATCTGGAAGATGCTGATTTTCTGCCAG GGAGGTCCCGGACACCTCTATCTGCTCAAGAACAAGGTGGCCACCTTTGCCAaagtggagaaggaagaggacaTGATTCA CTTCTGGAAGCGGCTGAGCCGCCTGATGAGCAAAGTGAACCCAGAGCCGAACGTCATCCACATCATGGGCTGCTACATTCTGGGGAACCCCAACGGAGAGAAG CTGTTCCAGAACCTCAGGACCCTCATGACTCCTTATAGGGTCACCTTCGAGTCACCCCTGGAGCTCTCAGCCCAAG GGAAGCAGATGATCGAGACGTACTTTGACTTCCGGTTGTACCGCCTGTGGAAAAGCCGCCAGCACTCGAAGCTGCTGGACTTTGACGATGTCCTGTGA
- the NSMF gene encoding NMDA receptor synaptonuclear signaling and neuronal migration factor isoform X3 encodes MGAAASRRRALRSEAMSSVAAKVRAARAFGEYLSQSHPENRNGADHLLADAYSGHDGSPEMQPAPQNKRRLSLVSNGCYEGSLSEEPSIRKPAGEGPQPRVYTISGEPALLPSPEAEAIELAVVKGRRQRHPHHHSQPLRASPGGSREDVSRPCQSWAGSRQGSKECPGCAQLAPGPTPRAFGLEQPPLPETSSRRKKLERMYSVDRVSDDIPIRTWFPKENLFSFQTATTTMQAVFRGYAERKRRKRENDSASVIQRNFRKHLRMVGSRRVKAQTFAERRERSFSRSWSDPTPMKADTSHDSRDSSDLQSSHCTLDEAFEDLDWDTEKGLEAVACDTEGFVPPKVMLISSKVPKAEYIPTIIRRDDPSIIPILYDHEHATFEDILEEIERKLNVYHKGAKIWKMLIFCQGGPGHLYLLKNKVATFAKVEKEEDMIHFWKRLSRLMSKVNPEPNVIHIMGCYILGNPNGEKLFQNLRTLMTPYRVTFESPLELSAQGKQMIETYFDFRLYRLWKSRQHSKLLDFDDVL; translated from the exons AGCAGCCCGAGCGTTTGGAGAGTACCTGTCCCAGAGTCACCCTGAGAACCGCAACGGCGCAG ATCACCTGCTGGCTGATGCCTACTCTGGCCACGACGGGTCCCCCGAGATGCAGCCGGCCCCCCAGAACAAGCGCCGCCTGTCCCTCGTCTCCAACGGCTGCTACGAGGGCAGCCTCTCAGAGGAGCCCAGCATTAGGAAGCCCGCAGGCGAGGGCCCTCAGCCTCGAGTGTACACCATCTCTGGGGAGCCCGCCCTGCTGCCCAGCCCCGAGGCGGAGGCCATTGAGCTGGCGGTGGTGAAGGGGCGGCGGCAGCGGCACCCTCACCATCACAGCCAGCCCCTGCGCGCCAGCCCTGGCGGCAGCCGGGAGGACGTCAGCAGGCCCTGCCAGAGCTGGGCGGGCAGCCGCCAGGGCTCCAAGGAATGCCCCGGGTGTGCCCAGCTGGCTCCTGGCCCCACCCCTCGGGCCTTTGGGCTGGAACAGCCACCTCTGCCTGAGACCTCCAGTCGCCGCAAGAAGCTGGAGAGGATGTACAGCGTTGACCGTGTGTCTG ACGACATCCCCATTCGTACCTGGTTCCCCAAGGAAAATCTTTTCAGCTTCCAGACAGCAACCACAACTATGCAAGC GGTGTTCAGGGGCTACGCGGAGAGGAAGCGCCGGAAACGGGAGAATGATTCCGCGTCTGTAATCCAGAG GAACTTCCGCAAACACCTGCGCATGGTCGGCAGCCGGAGGGTGAAGGCCCAGA CGTTCGCTGAGCGGCGCGAGCGGAGCTTCAGCCGGTCCTGGAGCGACCCCACCCCCATGAAAGCCGACACTTCCCACGACTCCCGAGACA GCAGTGACCTGCAGAGCTCCCACTGCACGCTGGACGAGGCCTTCGAGGACCTGGACTGGGACACTGAGAAGGGCCTGGAGGCCGTGGCCTGCGACACTGAGGGCTTCGTGCCACCAAAGGTCATG CTCATTTCCTCCAAGGTGCCCAAGGCTGAGTACATCCCCACCATTATCCGCCGGGATGACCCCTCCATCATCCCCATCCTCTAC GACCATGAGCACGCAACCTTCGAGGACATCCTTG AGGAGATAGAGAGGAAGCTGAACGTCTACCACAAGGGAGCCAAGATCTGGAAGATGCTGATTTTCTGCCAG GGAGGTCCCGGACACCTCTATCTGCTCAAGAACAAGGTGGCCACCTTTGCCAaagtggagaaggaagaggacaTGATTCA CTTCTGGAAGCGGCTGAGCCGCCTGATGAGCAAAGTGAACCCAGAGCCGAACGTCATCCACATCATGGGCTGCTACATTCTGGGGAACCCCAACGGAGAGAAG CTGTTCCAGAACCTCAGGACCCTCATGACTCCTTATAGGGTCACCTTCGAGTCACCCCTGGAGCTCTCAGCCCAAG GGAAGCAGATGATCGAGACGTACTTTGACTTCCGGTTGTACCGCCTGTGGAAAAGCCGCCAGCACTCGAAGCTGCTGGACTTTGACGATGTCCTGTGA